Proteins encoded together in one Tateyamaria omphalii window:
- a CDS encoding SDR family oxidoreductase → MQLEGKTAIVTGAASGFGEGIARAFAAEGAQVMVADINGAGAENVAADIGAVAAQVDVSDNMSVQALAGHALSTFGHLDILVNNAGITHLPQAMEDVTEEDFDRVLAVNAKSVYLTARHLVPHFKARHAGAILNVASTAGVSPRPRLNWYNASKGWMITATKAMAVELAPHGVRVNAINPVAGETPLLKSFMGEDTPETREKFLSTIPLGRFSTPQDMGAAATFLCSDAASMITGVAMEVDGGRCI, encoded by the coding sequence ATGCAGCTTGAAGGCAAGACAGCCATCGTGACCGGCGCCGCCAGCGGTTTTGGCGAAGGGATCGCACGCGCCTTTGCCGCTGAAGGGGCCCAAGTTATGGTCGCCGATATCAATGGCGCCGGGGCCGAGAACGTGGCGGCGGACATCGGTGCGGTTGCAGCCCAAGTGGACGTATCGGACAACATGTCGGTCCAAGCGCTCGCCGGACACGCACTGTCGACCTTTGGCCATCTCGACATCCTGGTGAACAACGCGGGTATCACCCACCTGCCGCAAGCGATGGAAGACGTCACGGAAGAGGATTTCGACCGCGTCCTCGCCGTGAATGCCAAATCCGTCTACCTGACGGCCCGGCACCTCGTCCCTCACTTCAAGGCGCGGCACGCGGGGGCAATCCTCAACGTGGCCTCGACCGCCGGGGTCAGCCCGCGGCCCCGGCTCAACTGGTACAACGCCTCCAAGGGGTGGATGATCACGGCAACCAAGGCGATGGCCGTCGAGCTCGCCCCCCACGGTGTGCGCGTGAATGCCATCAACCCCGTGGCGGGTGAGACACCACTGCTCAAGTCCTTTATGGGTGAGGACACACCAGAGACGCGCGAAAAGTTCCTCTCGACCATCCCCCTTGGCCGTTTTTCAACACCGCAGGACATGGGGGCCGCCGCGACGTTCCTGTGCTCCGACGCCGCCTCGATGATCACCGGGGTGGCGATGGAAGTGGATGGTGGGCGCTGTATCTGA
- a CDS encoding ABC transporter permease, whose translation MLRYTLKRLASLIISLAIASLVIFTVIEVAPGDPASFMLGINAAEDTLAALRSELGLDQPKWQRYLSWVGGMVQGDFGTSYQYRTPVSGMIADRLWVSLPLALYALALSTLIAFPAGIYAASRRGKPGDVSVMGATQVGIAIPNFWFAMMLVLIFAINLRWFSAGGFAGWDKGFWAAMKSLTLPAVALALPQAAILARVMRSSLLDVLDEDFMRTARAKGLSRSAALRRHGLRNAMIPVLTILGLQFSFLLAGGIIIEQVFYLPGLGRLIFQSISARDLIVVESVTMLLVFAVIVVNFLVDLAYAAVDPRLRART comes from the coding sequence ATGCTGCGCTACACCCTCAAACGGCTCGCCTCCCTGATCATCAGCCTCGCCATCGCGTCACTGGTGATCTTTACAGTGATCGAAGTGGCGCCCGGCGATCCGGCTTCCTTCATGCTCGGGATCAATGCCGCCGAGGATACGCTAGCCGCCCTGCGCAGCGAACTCGGCCTCGATCAACCGAAATGGCAACGCTACCTGTCCTGGGTCGGCGGCATGGTGCAGGGCGATTTCGGCACATCCTACCAGTACCGCACGCCCGTTTCCGGGATGATTGCCGACCGGCTCTGGGTGTCGCTGCCGCTCGCGCTTTACGCGCTGGCGCTCTCTACCCTCATTGCGTTCCCCGCAGGCATTTATGCCGCGTCCCGTCGGGGCAAGCCGGGCGATGTCAGCGTCATGGGGGCCACGCAAGTGGGAATCGCGATACCCAATTTCTGGTTCGCCATGATGCTTGTCCTGATCTTTGCCATCAACCTGCGCTGGTTCAGCGCGGGCGGCTTTGCCGGATGGGACAAAGGCTTCTGGGCCGCGATGAAGTCCCTCACCCTGCCCGCCGTTGCACTGGCCCTGCCCCAAGCGGCGATCCTCGCGCGCGTCATGCGATCCTCCCTCCTCGACGTCCTGGACGAGGATTTCATGCGCACCGCCCGGGCCAAGGGGCTGAGCCGCAGCGCCGCCCTGCGCCGCCACGGGTTGCGCAATGCGATGATCCCGGTGCTGACCATCCTTGGGCTGCAATTCTCTTTCCTGCTGGCGGGCGGGATCATCATTGAACAGGTGTTCTACCTGCCCGGCCTCGGGCGGCTGATCTTTCAAAGCATCTCGGCCCGCGACCTGATCGTGGTCGAGAGTGTAACCATGCTGCTCGTGTTCGCTGTCATCGTGGTCAATTTCCTTGTCGATCTGGCCTACGCCGCTGTTGACCCGCGCTTGAGGGCGCGCACATGA
- a CDS encoding (R)-mandelonitrile lyase, which translates to MIIHQAGSRASIRANPDYFTGDVWQDPILSAEAPARLQALSVHFAPGARTAWHTHPLGQTLHVTQGAGLICLRREAPQVIRAGDTVWIPPNVEHWHGAGPQTTMTHIAMQEAMDGGAATWLEQVSDADYGG; encoded by the coding sequence ATGATCATCCATCAGGCGGGCAGCCGCGCCAGTATCCGCGCCAATCCCGACTACTTCACCGGTGACGTCTGGCAGGATCCAATCCTATCTGCCGAAGCGCCTGCCCGGTTGCAGGCCCTGTCGGTTCACTTCGCGCCGGGTGCGCGGACGGCCTGGCACACGCATCCGCTGGGCCAGACGCTGCACGTGACCCAAGGTGCAGGGCTCATATGCCTGCGCAGGGAGGCGCCGCAGGTCATTCGGGCCGGTGACACGGTCTGGATTCCGCCAAACGTCGAACACTGGCACGGCGCGGGACCGCAGACCACGATGACCCATATCGCGATGCAGGAGGCGATGGATGGCGGTGCCGCAACCTGGCTGGAACAGGTCAGTGATGCGGACTATGGTGGCTGA
- a CDS encoding ABC transporter permease — MNKTLILGGALSALMVIAALLSFVWTPFDHGAMNIPEKLQTPNGTHWFGTDHFGRDLFSMIMVGARTSIAVACVAVGIGMGLGVPLGLWAAARQGGWVDEVIMRGNDLIFAFPSLVIAILITAIFGAGAVNAIIAIGIFNIPVFARVTRGGALPLWAREFILAARVAGKGAARISVEHILPNIANLLIVQATIQFSLGILAEAALSYVGLGAQPPTPSWGRMLSDAQTLVSIAPHMALVPGLAIILTVLGLNLLGDGLRDALDPKLRVARV, encoded by the coding sequence ATGAACAAAACGTTGATCCTGGGCGGCGCTCTGTCAGCGCTGATGGTCATTGCGGCCCTGCTGTCCTTTGTCTGGACCCCCTTCGATCACGGCGCGATGAACATCCCCGAAAAGCTGCAAACCCCCAACGGCACGCACTGGTTCGGTACCGACCATTTTGGCCGCGACCTGTTTTCCATGATCATGGTCGGCGCGCGCACCTCCATCGCCGTCGCGTGCGTCGCCGTTGGCATCGGCATGGGCTTGGGCGTGCCGCTTGGCCTTTGGGCCGCCGCACGGCAGGGCGGTTGGGTGGACGAGGTGATCATGCGCGGCAACGACCTGATCTTTGCCTTTCCGTCGCTGGTCATCGCCATCCTGATCACGGCCATCTTCGGCGCAGGCGCCGTCAACGCGATCATCGCCATCGGCATCTTCAACATCCCCGTCTTCGCACGGGTCACACGCGGCGGCGCCCTGCCGCTTTGGGCGCGCGAGTTCATCCTCGCCGCGCGCGTGGCGGGCAAGGGGGCCGCGCGGATCAGCGTGGAACACATCCTGCCCAATATCGCCAACCTGCTGATCGTGCAGGCGACGATCCAGTTCAGCCTCGGCATCCTTGCCGAAGCGGCGCTGTCCTACGTGGGGCTGGGCGCCCAGCCCCCGACGCCAAGCTGGGGGCGTATGTTGTCCGACGCGCAAACGCTGGTCAGCATCGCGCCGCACATGGCGCTGGTGCCGGGTCTGGCAATCATCCTGACGGTGCTGGGCCTGAACCTTCTGGGCGACGGGCTGCGTGACGCGCTTGATCCGAAACTGCGGGTGGCGCGGGTATGA
- a CDS encoding cupin domain-containing protein codes for MQPINLAVKLAQFSTHWDPHVIADYNENEVMVVKFQGEFPFHLHDDTDDFFLVLEGEMVMDIEDRSQPVKAGEVFIVPKGVTHRPRAETECKVLLIEPKGVPNTGDPATAAAKPRI; via the coding sequence ATGCAACCCATCAACCTCGCCGTAAAACTCGCGCAATTCTCCACCCATTGGGACCCCCATGTCATTGCCGATTACAACGAAAACGAGGTGATGGTGGTCAAATTCCAGGGCGAATTCCCCTTCCACCTGCACGACGACACCGACGACTTCTTTCTCGTGCTCGAGGGCGAGATGGTGATGGACATCGAAGACCGCAGCCAGCCCGTCAAAGCGGGCGAGGTTTTCATCGTGCCCAAGGGCGTCACCCACCGTCCCCGCGCGGAAACCGAATGCAAGGTCCTGTTGATCGAACCCAAGGGCGTGCCCAACACCGGCGATCCGGCCACTGCGGCCGCGAAACCGCGGATCTAA
- a CDS encoding SDR family NAD(P)-dependent oxidoreductase, with translation MIIENRFAGRKAVITGGAAGLGHGIAARIKAEGGTVEVWDINADALAALDMDTRQIDVTDADAVSAAMLEAAPDILVCSAGITGPNTTTWDYPVDEWLKVHDLNLNAVFYCNRAAAPVMRAKGWGRIINIASIAGKEGNPNAPAYSASKAGVIGLTKSLGKELATSGVTCNAIAPAAVRTAIFDQMTQEHIDFMQSKIPMGRFGTVDEIAGMACWLASDEASFTTGFCFDQSGGRATA, from the coding sequence ATGATCATCGAAAACCGATTTGCGGGACGCAAGGCCGTCATCACCGGCGGTGCGGCGGGCCTGGGGCACGGCATCGCCGCGCGCATCAAGGCCGAAGGCGGCACGGTTGAGGTTTGGGACATCAACGCCGACGCTCTGGCCGCCCTTGACATGGACACCCGCCAGATCGACGTCACCGATGCGGATGCAGTCAGCGCAGCCATGTTAGAGGCCGCCCCCGACATCCTCGTCTGCTCGGCCGGGATCACCGGGCCCAACACCACCACATGGGACTACCCGGTGGACGAATGGCTGAAGGTGCATGACCTCAACCTCAACGCCGTCTTCTATTGCAACCGCGCGGCGGCACCCGTCATGCGGGCCAAGGGCTGGGGCCGGATCATCAACATCGCATCCATCGCCGGCAAGGAGGGGAACCCGAACGCCCCCGCCTACTCCGCCTCCAAGGCGGGTGTGATCGGCCTGACAAAATCGCTGGGCAAGGAATTGGCGACGAGCGGTGTGACCTGCAACGCAATTGCCCCTGCCGCCGTGCGCACCGCCATCTTTGACCAGATGACGCAAGAGCATATCGACTTCATGCAATCCAAGATCCCCATGGGCCGCTTCGGCACCGTGGACGAGATTGCGGGCATGGCCTGCTGGCTGGCGTCGGACGAGGCGAGCTTTACCACCGGTTTCTGCTTTGACCAGTCCGGTGGCCGGGCGACGGCCTGA
- a CDS encoding aldehyde dehydrogenase family protein, whose amino-acid sequence MTPPLWFDPSLMLIGGRGVAAADTLTLINPSDSSALAHIANGQRADIDAAVSAAHDARAGAWGRMSATERGRILTEIGRRVLERVETLATLEALDVGKPLTQARADAVALARYMEFYGGAADKVMGDTIPYLDGYTVYTLREPHGVTGHIVPWNYPMQIIGRSVGAALAMGNACVLKPAEEACLTALAFAHIAAEAGLPDGALNVVPGLGAEAGAALAAHPGVQHISFTGSVRTGALVQQAAGANVVPVTLELGGKSPQLVFDDADLEAALPFLVNAGIQNAGQTCSASSRILVQRGIYDSVRARMRNAYQDLTVGPALSDLRVGPLISTRQKEIVEGFLNQGADLTVAAQGRLQDAPESGAYVLPTLFADVPEDHVLAQDEIFGPVQVLIPFDTEEDALRIANGTDYGLVASVWTRDGARQMRLAKALRAGQVFINNYGAGGGVELPFGGVGKSGHGREKGFEALYGFSTLKTVAAHHG is encoded by the coding sequence ATGACACCACCGCTTTGGTTCGATCCGTCCCTGATGCTGATCGGCGGGCGCGGCGTGGCGGCAGCGGACACGTTGACGCTGATCAATCCAAGCGATTCCAGTGCCTTGGCGCATATTGCCAATGGGCAACGCGCGGATATCGACGCCGCCGTGAGCGCAGCCCATGACGCACGGGCGGGCGCGTGGGGCCGTATGAGCGCCACCGAACGGGGCCGTATCCTGACCGAGATCGGGCGCCGCGTTCTGGAGCGTGTCGAAACCCTCGCCACGTTGGAGGCACTGGATGTCGGCAAACCGCTGACGCAGGCCCGCGCGGACGCTGTGGCCCTGGCCCGCTACATGGAATTCTATGGCGGCGCGGCAGACAAGGTGATGGGCGACACGATCCCCTATCTCGACGGCTACACCGTCTATACCTTGCGTGAGCCGCACGGGGTGACGGGGCATATCGTGCCGTGGAATTACCCCATGCAGATCATCGGGCGCAGCGTGGGCGCCGCACTGGCCATGGGCAATGCCTGTGTCCTGAAACCGGCAGAAGAGGCGTGCCTGACCGCCCTCGCCTTCGCCCATATCGCGGCAGAGGCCGGGCTGCCCGACGGCGCGTTGAACGTCGTTCCCGGACTGGGTGCAGAGGCAGGTGCCGCACTGGCGGCGCATCCCGGCGTCCAGCATATCAGCTTCACCGGATCGGTGCGCACAGGCGCTTTGGTGCAACAAGCCGCCGGAGCAAACGTGGTGCCCGTGACGCTGGAACTCGGCGGCAAATCCCCCCAGCTCGTCTTTGATGATGCCGATCTGGAAGCAGCCCTGCCGTTCCTCGTGAATGCCGGGATACAGAATGCCGGGCAAACCTGCTCCGCCTCGTCGCGCATCCTTGTCCAAAGGGGTATTTACGATTCAGTACGCGCGCGCATGCGCAACGCGTACCAAGACCTCACTGTCGGCCCCGCTCTGTCGGATCTGCGCGTCGGTCCCCTGATCTCGACCCGGCAAAAAGAGATCGTGGAGGGATTTCTAAACCAAGGCGCCGACCTGACCGTCGCGGCCCAAGGACGTCTGCAGGATGCCCCCGAAAGCGGCGCGTATGTCCTGCCCACACTCTTTGCGGATGTGCCCGAAGATCACGTGCTGGCGCAGGACGAAATCTTTGGCCCCGTCCAGGTTCTGATCCCGTTCGACACCGAAGAAGACGCGCTGCGCATCGCCAACGGCACCGACTACGGCCTGGTGGCAAGCGTCTGGACCCGCGATGGCGCACGGCAGATGCGGTTGGCCAAGGCACTGCGCGCAGGCCAGGTGTTCATCAACAACTACGGCGCGGGCGGCGGGGTAGAACTGCCCTTTGGCGGCGTCGGCAAGTCGGGCCATGGCCGCGAAAAGGGGTTCGAGGCGCTTTACGGCTTTTCAACCCTCAAGACAGTCGCCGCGCATCATGGCTGA
- a CDS encoding ABC transporter substrate-binding protein, producing the protein MTTAAIALASNAWAKSDITVAMQLEPPHLDPTSAAAGAIDSVLYSNVFEGLTRFMGDGSVVPGLAASWEISDDGLSYTFTLRDEVTFHDGTTMDAEDVKFTFDRILAEDSANAQKALYAAISAVEVVDPQTVRMTLTEPNGNLLFNLAWGDAVIVAPESIESIKQQPVGTGPFKFDNWTQGDSIRISQYDGYWGDTPALTEATFKFISDPTAAFAAVMAEDVDVFVGFPAPENLPQFEADPRFQVLIGSTEGETILSTNNAQAPFDDLRVRQALAHAIDRQAIIDGAMFGYGTPIGTHFAPHNPAYIDLTGGSAYDPDKARALLTEAGMADGFETTLHLPPPSYARRGGEIIAAQLAEVGITAEIINVEWAQWLETVFRGKNFGLTIVSHTEPMDIGIYANPDYYFQYDNPAFQELIATLNSTTDPDTRTNLMAKAQEIIANDAVNGYLFQLAQLAVAKTEVQGLWTNAPTQATDLTGVSWAD; encoded by the coding sequence ATGACCACCGCCGCCATCGCTCTGGCCTCAAACGCCTGGGCAAAGTCTGACATCACCGTGGCGATGCAGCTTGAACCTCCGCATCTCGATCCGACCTCGGCAGCCGCAGGCGCCATTGATTCCGTGCTCTATTCCAATGTGTTCGAGGGGCTGACCCGCTTTATGGGCGACGGGTCGGTCGTGCCGGGTCTCGCAGCAAGTTGGGAGATTTCGGACGATGGGCTGAGCTACACCTTTACCCTGCGCGACGAAGTAACGTTCCACGACGGCACCACCATGGACGCCGAAGACGTCAAGTTCACCTTCGACCGCATCCTGGCCGAAGACAGCGCAAACGCGCAAAAGGCGCTTTATGCTGCGATCAGTGCCGTTGAGGTTGTCGATCCGCAAACCGTGCGGATGACGCTGACTGAGCCAAACGGCAACCTGCTCTTCAATCTCGCCTGGGGCGATGCCGTCATCGTCGCCCCCGAAAGCATCGAGAGCATCAAGCAGCAACCCGTCGGCACCGGCCCTTTCAAGTTCGACAATTGGACACAGGGCGACAGTATCCGCATCAGTCAATATGACGGCTATTGGGGCGACACCCCTGCCCTGACGGAGGCGACGTTCAAATTCATCTCCGACCCCACAGCGGCCTTTGCCGCTGTGATGGCCGAAGATGTGGACGTGTTCGTCGGCTTCCCCGCGCCCGAAAACCTGCCGCAATTCGAGGCCGATCCGCGCTTTCAGGTCCTGATCGGCTCGACCGAAGGCGAGACGATCCTGTCCACGAACAACGCGCAGGCACCCTTTGATGATCTGCGCGTGCGGCAGGCGCTGGCCCATGCCATCGACCGGCAAGCCATCATCGACGGCGCGATGTTCGGCTATGGCACTCCCATCGGCACCCATTTCGCGCCACACAATCCGGCCTATATCGATCTCACAGGCGGATCGGCCTATGACCCCGACAAAGCCCGCGCCCTGCTGACCGAAGCGGGCATGGCAGATGGGTTCGAGACAACATTGCACCTCCCGCCCCCCTCCTATGCGCGGCGCGGGGGCGAGATCATCGCAGCCCAATTGGCCGAGGTCGGGATCACGGCCGAGATCATCAATGTCGAATGGGCCCAGTGGCTCGAAACCGTGTTTCGGGGCAAGAATTTCGGCCTGACCATCGTTAGCCACACCGAGCCGATGGACATCGGGATTTACGCCAATCCCGACTACTACTTCCAATATGACAACCCTGCGTTCCAGGAACTGATCGCAACGCTGAACAGCACCACGGACCCGGACACCCGGACCAACCTGATGGCCAAGGCGCAAGAGATCATCGCCAACGATGCGGTCAACGGCTACCTGTTCCAACTGGCGCAGCTTGCGGTGGCCAAGACCGAAGTGCAGGGCCTGTGGACCAACGCGCCAACGCAGGCGACAGACCTTACTGGAGTAAGCTGGGCCGACTAG
- a CDS encoding NAD(P)H-dependent oxidoreductase, with protein MTKRIFIWVAHPRAGSLNAALAERYAKGARAKGAEVRIMHLSDMAPETGYSENADLSPDLQVWQDNIRWADHVMIVHPYWWGAMPAQAKAVMDAGLQSGFAYKYHGRGLGWDKLLDGRTGDAIITADTPTWLDTLIYRSPGRRVMRNQVMKFVGVKPRKVVLLGSIKLADDAKINRWLSQAEEMGATAA; from the coding sequence ATGACCAAGCGCATTTTCATCTGGGTGGCACATCCACGGGCCGGATCGCTCAACGCGGCACTGGCAGAGCGCTACGCCAAGGGCGCCCGCGCCAAGGGAGCCGAGGTGCGGATCATGCACCTGTCGGACATGGCGCCGGAAACCGGGTATAGCGAAAACGCCGATCTGTCGCCGGACCTACAGGTCTGGCAGGACAATATCCGCTGGGCGGATCACGTGATGATCGTGCACCCTTATTGGTGGGGCGCGATGCCTGCGCAGGCGAAGGCGGTGATGGACGCCGGATTGCAGTCGGGCTTTGCCTACAAGTATCACGGGCGCGGTTTGGGATGGGACAAGCTGCTGGATGGACGGACCGGCGATGCCATCATAACCGCGGACACGCCAACGTGGCTGGATACTCTTATCTATCGCAGTCCGGGCCGACGCGTTATGCGCAACCAGGTCATGAAATTTGTCGGTGTAAAGCCCCGCAAGGTTGTTCTGCTTGGATCCATAAAGCTGGCAGATGACGCCAAGATCAACCGCTGGCTGTCACAGGCCGAAGAGATGGGAGCAACCGCCGCGTGA
- a CDS encoding ABC transporter ATP-binding protein — MSLLDISGLSLSIAGAPILRNVSLTLAPGEVVAVTGESGSGKSMTALAVMQLLPAAATASGQIMLDGHDMLALDEATLCTLRGDLVGMVFQEPMTALNPVQTIGAQVAETVRLHRADMDPKARAREVLDRVGLQEIPLARYPHELSGGQRQRVVIAIAIACGPKLLIADEPTTALDVTTQAQILDLLRALAAEDGMGLLMITHDLAVVAEMADRITVMRHGEVVEAGDTSNLLAKPQHSYTQALLAASNHSVDLPEGARNAPLLQVNDVVRDYILPRTRLFVPAGTHRAVDHVSFDIKRGERVGLVGESGCGKSTLTRAILGLEPVQAGAITLDGTPVTEPTVRRKMQVVFQDPYGSFNPRHRVDRLISEPFHLLDARPPDRDARIAAALTDVGLSPEDAQKYPHQFSGGQRQRLAIARALIIRPDLVVFDEAVSALDVSVRAQILDLIADLCRQYDLTYLFISHDLSVVRTITDRVLVMQSGKIVEQGPTDAVFARAQHPYTRQLINAAPTLPEAVR; from the coding sequence ATGAGCCTGCTCGACATCTCCGGCCTGTCCCTGTCCATCGCAGGCGCGCCGATCCTGCGCAACGTCTCGCTCACCCTCGCGCCGGGCGAGGTTGTGGCGGTGACTGGTGAAAGCGGGTCGGGCAAATCCATGACAGCGCTGGCCGTGATGCAGCTTTTGCCCGCAGCGGCGACCGCCTCTGGCCAGATCATGCTCGACGGTCACGACATGCTCGCGCTGGATGAGGCGACATTATGCACCCTGCGTGGGGATCTGGTCGGCATGGTGTTCCAGGAACCCATGACGGCACTCAACCCCGTGCAGACCATAGGCGCACAAGTGGCCGAAACTGTGCGCCTGCACCGCGCCGATATGGACCCGAAAGCGCGGGCACGCGAGGTGCTGGACCGGGTCGGGCTGCAGGAAATCCCGCTCGCCCGTTATCCGCACGAGCTGTCGGGCGGTCAGCGCCAGCGCGTGGTGATCGCCATTGCCATCGCGTGCGGTCCCAAGCTCTTGATTGCCGATGAACCGACGACCGCCCTTGATGTCACAACGCAGGCGCAAATCCTCGACCTGCTCAGGGCGCTCGCGGCCGAGGATGGCATGGGCCTTCTGATGATCACCCATGACCTTGCCGTCGTGGCCGAGATGGCGGACCGGATCACCGTCATGCGCCATGGCGAAGTGGTCGAGGCAGGCGACACATCCAACCTGCTGGCCAAACCGCAGCACAGCTATACCCAAGCGCTATTGGCCGCCTCGAACCACAGCGTCGACCTGCCAGAAGGGGCACGGAACGCTCCGCTCTTGCAGGTCAATGATGTCGTGCGCGACTACATCCTCCCCCGCACGCGCCTGTTTGTCCCCGCAGGAACGCATCGTGCCGTGGATCACGTCAGCTTTGACATCAAGCGCGGCGAACGGGTCGGGCTCGTGGGCGAAAGCGGTTGCGGCAAATCCACGCTGACGCGGGCCATTCTGGGGCTTGAGCCGGTGCAGGCGGGCGCCATCACCCTCGACGGCACCCCCGTCACGGAACCTACCGTGCGGCGCAAGATGCAAGTGGTGTTTCAGGACCCTTACGGCAGCTTCAACCCCCGCCACCGGGTGGACAGGCTGATCTCCGAACCCTTTCACCTGCTGGACGCGCGGCCGCCGGACCGCGACGCGCGCATCGCCGCGGCGCTCACCGATGTCGGCCTGTCGCCCGAGGATGCGCAGAAGTATCCCCACCAGTTCTCTGGCGGGCAACGCCAGCGGCTCGCCATCGCCCGCGCCCTGATCATCCGGCCCGATCTGGTGGTGTTTGACGAAGCGGTCAGCGCGCTGGACGTGTCGGTGCGGGCGCAAATACTGGACCTGATCGCCGATCTCTGCCGCCAATACGACCTGACCTATCTGTTCATCAGCCACGACCTGAGCGTCGTGCGCACCATCACCGACCGCGTGCTGGTGATGCAAAGCGGCAAGATCGTGGAACAAGGGCCGACAGATGCCGTCTTTGCACGGGCCCAGCACCCCTACACCCGGCAACTGATCAATGCCGCACCAACACTGCCGGAGGCCGTGAGATGA
- a CDS encoding VOC family protein, with amino-acid sequence MIAYVTVGVDDIARAERFYSAFLPALGYTLEKYHGDLSYALPVKPGQRGVHPEFYVKSPFNGEAATAGNGTMVAFEARNQGQVRDLHAAALAAGGSDAGQPGFRAAYGPRFFVCYLRDPQGNKIALFSSDPNEPGRDD; translated from the coding sequence ATGATTGCCTATGTCACTGTTGGTGTTGATGATATCGCGCGGGCGGAACGGTTTTACTCCGCGTTCCTTCCAGCCTTGGGCTACACATTGGAAAAGTATCACGGCGATCTGAGTTACGCGTTGCCGGTGAAACCTGGTCAGCGTGGCGTTCATCCCGAGTTTTATGTCAAATCTCCGTTCAACGGAGAAGCCGCCACGGCCGGGAATGGTACAATGGTCGCGTTTGAGGCGCGCAATCAGGGCCAGGTGCGTGACCTGCACGCTGCTGCTCTTGCCGCGGGTGGATCGGACGCAGGTCAGCCGGGGTTTCGTGCCGCCTATGGGCCGCGTTTCTTCGTCTGCTATTTGCGCGATCCTCAAGGCAACAAGATCGCGCTATTTTCCAGTGATCCGAACGAGCCAGGCCGGGATGACTGA
- a CDS encoding TetR/AcrR family transcriptional regulator: MSSDLADTPTKILQATLKLLEAPGAKLPTMSDIARAAGISRQAVYLHFPSRTDLLVAATRYQDQQNQVDAALAPSRGARSGAERLDVFVTAWGNYIPKIYGVARAIMAVSDTDPEAAAAWATRMQDMREGCAAAIHALAEDGTLPADTELEQATDLLWTLLSVRNWENLTQTCGWSQECYVATIRGLALATIARDLGALTDVLACTEPPA; encoded by the coding sequence ATGTCAAGTGATCTCGCGGATACCCCGACCAAAATCCTTCAGGCGACGCTCAAGCTGTTGGAAGCACCCGGTGCCAAGCTGCCCACCATGTCCGACATCGCGCGGGCTGCCGGGATCAGCCGGCAAGCCGTCTATCTGCATTTTCCCAGCCGCACCGACCTGCTGGTCGCCGCCACGCGGTATCAGGATCAGCAAAACCAGGTGGATGCTGCCCTTGCCCCCAGCCGCGGTGCCCGGTCCGGGGCGGAACGGCTTGATGTCTTTGTCACCGCTTGGGGCAACTACATCCCCAAGATCTACGGCGTGGCGCGCGCCATCATGGCGGTCAGCGATACGGACCCGGAAGCGGCGGCAGCCTGGGCGACCCGGATGCAGGACATGCGCGAGGGGTGCGCGGCCGCCATCCATGCGCTGGCCGAGGATGGCACATTGCCCGCCGACACCGAACTCGAACAGGCGACAGACCTGCTATGGACGCTCCTGTCGGTCCGGAATTGGGAGAACCTGACACAGACCTGCGGCTGGTCGCAGGAGTGCTATGTCGCCACCATCCGAGGACTGGCCTTGGCCACGATCGCGCGCGATCTGGGCGCGCTGACCGACGTGCTTGCCTGCACCGAACCGCCCGCCTAA